TCACTGGATGCGCTTAAAGCCTGGACGCAGGGGGTGGAAGCGGACCGCAGGGGAGATACAGTTCGAGCGATCGCCTTCTACAAACTGGCTGTCGCTGCCGATCCCAACTTTGCCTGGGCCTATTACAGTCTTGCCACCACCTCTTCCAATGCTGGCGATTATGCCGCAAGCCGCGAGGCAAGCGCCAAAGCCTATAGCCTGCGCGACACCGCGGGCAAGCCGCAGGCCTTTGCCATTAACGCGCTTTACAATGTGCTGGTCACACAGGACCTGTATGAGAGTTTGCGGAACTACCAGACCTGGGCGGGTCTCTACCCCAATTCATCATTGGCCTGGAACGGGCTGGCCTATGTGCAGGCGAATCTTGGCCGGTACACCGATGCAGCCGTCAGCGACGGACGGTCAGTGGCGCTTGCACCGCAAAACCAGAATTACCTGAACACACTGGCTCTTAGCCTGATCCAGTCTGGCGAATCTGATGAGGCGAGGAAGACGCTGGACCAGGCAGTAGCGATGAAGATCGACGACAACTACATTCGGGTGCGGTATCTCGAACTGGCCTATCTGCTGCATGACGAATCGTTGCTGCGCGCACAGAGGCAGTGGTCAGACGCGCACCCGAGGAGTGCGATTGTATTGGTGACGGAAGTAGAAATTGCGATCGCCGAAGGGCGATTTGCGGACGCCCGAAGACTTCTCGCGAGAAGCAACCAGCTCTATCGCGAGCAGGGGGTTGAGGGAGCGGCGGATCAGTACACCAAGGCTACGGCCGTCGAGATGATGGAGGCGGGAGATGGAAGCGAGGCTAAGAGTCTATTCTCGAGAACTCCCGCGGACCTCGAAGAAGGTGAAGAAGTTTTAGGGCTTGCATATTCGGGAAACATCTCCGCAGCTCAGTCTGCCATCCGCGCGATGCAAACGAAATACCCTAAAGGAACGCTGTGGCATCTCTACTGGGGACCGCTGACGCAGGCGGTGATTGCACTGCGAGAAAACAAGGCCAAAGAGGCGGCGGCCGTGCTCGAGACAGCACGGCCGGTGGAAAACCGTGAGCTCGTGGTTCCCTGGTTGCGAGGCAACGCCTATCTCGCATCCGGCCAACCCACCCTTGCCGAGGCGGACTATCGCAACGTAGTCACGCATCCTGAGAGGGATCCTACTTCACCAAGCATTTCGCTCTCCTGGCTAGGGCTTGGCCGGGCCTTCGCCGCCCAAGGCAAGCGGTCTGCCGCCATCGATGCCTACCAACACTTTTTTACCCTATGGGCTCACGCCGATCCCGATGCAATGTACCTCAGGCAAGCCAAACAAGAGTTCGCTACCTTGCAAACAATTGCGTTGGCCAAATAGGTGGGTCAAAGGGGAAAAGCTTGATCCATTCCATATCTAAAAAGCGAACGGTCCCCTAGACCTTATAACGTTCGTCTGGTGAGCGCGGCGAGTGCAACGGTGCTGGCGACGAATCCGGGCGTGGCTGCATCGAACGCACTGACAGCTACGATCAACTAAAGTCTTAGGCGGTGGGTTGCATGAGTCGTCCTTCGCAGCCCTCTTCCTCAGAACCGAGGCATTAGTTTTTTTAAGTTTAAAGAGTGGAGGTGAGGTTGCGTCATAGGCTCTATCCGGCGATCCTGATCGCGGTCTTTGTCTTGAGCCGAGGAGTTGCTCTTGCGGCCGGTCTGCGCTACTCGACCATCGAGCTGGTCTGGTTCTGGCAGGTGCTGGATCTGGACGTCCTGCATCACCATCTTGCGCGCGGGCTCCTGAACCTGCATGGCCAGCCGCCGCTCTATAACGGACTTATCGGACTGGCGCTGAAGCTGGCCGGGGACTCCTTCGGCTGGGTGCTACTGGGCCTGCAATTGTTGCTTGGGCTGGCGGCGACGCTCTCGATCTACCTCTGTCTGGTGCGTCTTCGGCTGTGGCCGAGCATCAGCTTCTGGGTTGCGCTTTTTCTCCTTCTCAATCCCTCGGCGATCCTGTTCGAGTTCGATGCACTGTACACGCAACTGGTCTATGCGGGGCTGTGCGTGATGGCCCTTGCGATCACCGGTTACGTGCAGACGCGGGCCTCCGCGTGGCTTTGGACGACGTTGGGGCTGGGCCTTGGCCTGACGCTGGTACGAGCTACTTATCAATGGATGTGGCTGGCAGCGCTCTGTGTGCTGCTGTGGTGGCTTCTGCCGGAGGCCCGTCGGCGCACGACGCCGATTTGTCTGACGGTTCTGGCGCTCTCGCTGCTCTGGCCGTTCAAGAACCTGGTGCGCTTCCATCACTTTACCTCCAGCACCTGGGCTCCTTATAGCGTGGCCAAGCACTGGAGCGCGAGCGATCCGGCCGTCGCGGCGTGGGCTGCCACCGGAAAACTGCCGACCTTTACCTACTCTGAATCTGAGGGGGCGGAAAAGGAGAACGAGTGGCTCAGGGAGCGCTGGCGCGCACCGAAACGGGGCGCTCCTGAGCTGGACGAGCTGACTAAATCCGTCGGCGGCGCGGCCAACTGGAACTCGCTCGCGCTGCTGCGGATGCACGACGCACAGGCGAAGGACGTCAGTTTTTTGCTGCGGCATCATCCCCTGCCCGTGCTGGTTGAAGCTGTCAAGGGCGTGCGACTGTACTTTGAGCCGACCTCCCGCTACTTTCTCATCTCTCAGGACGAGGCCGCGAGTGAGTACCGCAAACTCGCGTCGATCACCCACTCAATCGACCGGACGTGCTGCAACCTCTTCGGCCTCCCGCCTGACTTTCGCAGCGACTACCGTCCTCCCAATCAAGCTGCTTTGAAGGACCACTCCACACCGTTGCAGCTATTTCAGCGGTTGTGCGTGGGAGCAATCGCGATCTTTGCCCTGATGCTGGCGGCGTTGGCATCCACAACGAAGCAGTCTTTCTGGCGTAACGATCCCGACCGCAGAGTAGTGACGATCCTGCTGGGTTGGAGCGTTGTGTGGGTCTTCGTGGTGACCAGCCTGGTGGAGACAGGCGAGAATATGCGCTTCCGCTTCGAGACGCAGGCTCTGGCAATGGTGATGGTGGCAGTCTTCACGCAGCAGCTCTGGGATAGCCGCCGCAGACGGCTTATCGACCCACACTAACTTTTATCTTCCAGACGTCGCTGGTTTTTCTGTACATCTTTCCGCGATACTAAAAACTATGGACGATAGTAGTCTCCGCCCTGCGCTCACTCGCCGGAGTTTCACCCGCCTCTCCGCGCTGGCGGCGGGCTCTTCCCTGCTTGGCCGAGCTTCTGCCGCGCAGCCTGTTCCACTCGCCGAGCCCGATATCCGCCTCGAGATCGCTCCGTACACCCTGGAGGCGTCGCCCAAACACCGCTTCCGCACCGTGGCCTACAACGGGCAGGTCCCCGGCCCCTTGCTGCGCATGCGGCAGGGCCGCCAGCAGACGGTCGAGGTGCGCAACCTGACCGCCGATCCCGAGGTGGTCCATTGGCATGGGCTCTTTCTTCCCTCTTCGGTCGATGGAGCGATGGAGGAAGGCACGCCGATGATCGCTCCGGGCGCGACGGCTCGCTACAGCTTTACCCCCGATCCGCAGGGATTTCGCTGGTTCCACACCCACACCTTCGCGGGCAAGGACATGAGCAAGGCGCAGTACGGAGGCCAGCACGGCTTCCTGATGATTGATGCTCCAGATCGACCCGGTGCATACGACCAAGAGGTCTTTCTGGCTCTGCACGACTGGGGCGGGCGTCTCGCAGGCGGCGACGACGGCTCCATGAACCCTACCTACGAGGTCTCGACCATCAACGGCAAGATGCTTGGAGCCGGAGAGCCGGTGCGGGTCAGGCAGGGGGAGCGGGTTCTGATGCATCTGCTCAACTCCAGTCCAACCGAGGTCCACTGGGTTGCGCTCGCCGGGCACAGCTTCCGCGTGATCGCGCTCGACGGCAATGCGGTGCCCAGCCCGCGTACTGTGCCGATGCTGCGCCTCTCGCCTGCCGAGAGGGTCTCGGCCATCGTCGAGATGAACGCGCCCGGCGTATGGGTTTTGGGTGAGGTGCGGAAGCATATTTACGATGCGGGGATGGGGATCGTGGTCGAGTACTCCGGAGCCAAGGGCCAGCCCTCTTGGAACCAGCCGGAGAAGCTCGAGTGGGACTATACGCAGTTTGCCAGTGTTGACAGTGCGGGTGCGGCCGATGCCATCCGGATCGAGCTGACCTTCGACTCCAAGTTTAAGGGCCACGGCAGCCAGGAGCTCTGGCAGATTAATGGGAAGTCATACCCGCATACGGATGAGCCGGTCTTGCAGGCCGGGCGGCGCTACCGGTTGGTGCTGAAGAACCTCAGCATCGACGATCATCCAATCCATCTGCACCGGCACACGTTCGAGGTGCGCCGGGTGGATGGCAGTGCCGAGCTTGCGGGGCTCAGGAAGGACGTTGTCCTCGTCCGTTCGAAGACCACGGCAGAGGTAGAGTTTCTGGCCGATCATCCCGGCAGGACTCTGCTGCACTGTCACCAGCAGGACCACATGGATCGGGGCTTTATGATGGTGTTTCGCTATGCGTAAGCTGCGCCGCTTTGTTTTATTCAGTTTTCTCCTGTTCGCCTGCCTGCTGACCACGGCGCAGGGACAGGGCAACTACGAGATCCAGGTCTACGGCTCCGACACGCTGGCACCCAAAAACCTGATGGTCGAGCTTCACTCGAACTACACCATCTCCGGCCAGACCAAGACTATCGACGGCGTGTATCCCACGAATCATCAGGAACATGAGACGCTTGAGCTAACCCAAGGCATTAACAACTGGTCCGAGGTAGGCTTCTACGTCTTCACCAGCGAGCAGGACGGCCACGGCGTGCAGTGGGTCGGAGACCATATCCGCCCGCGCGTGCGTGCTCCCGATAGCTGGCATCTGCCGGTCGGGCTCAGCCTCTCGACCGAGATCGGGTATCAGCGCGCGGTCTACTCGCCAGATACGTGGACGTGGGAGCTGCGGCCCATCATCGACAAGGCCATCGGACGCTGGTACTTAGCCCTGAACCCGGCTCTCGAGCGCACCTGGCACGGGCCGGATGTGAGTCAGGGAATCGGCTTCTCGCCGGGCGCGAAGATAGGGTACGACTTCACCAAGAAGATCAGCGGCGGCGTCGAGTACTACGCGGACTATGGCCGCATTGGCAGGTGGGACAGCCTGCACGAGCAGCAGCAGCAAATCTTCGCCGTCACTGATCTGAACGTCTCGCCCAATTGGGAGATCAACTTCGGCATCGGCGTCGGACCCACGGCCGCGACCGATCACCTTATCGTCAAGGCCATCATCGGCCGACGATTCGACTGGGGAAAAAAGAAGTCGGAGGTGCAGTAAATTCCCAGGCAATCTTCTTCGCTACCCAACGAACGGCGAGTCCGACGATAATAAGAACAGCACGCAAAAGACGTGCCCCAGGAGTCGGATGAACCGGAATCGATCTTTAGCAACACTCGCGGTTGCAGCCCTTGTTCTCGCCTGCGGCTCGCGTGCCCAGGCCCAGGCTGTAGCAACCGCTAAGCAGGCGTTTCAACTCTCGGCTTTTGGAGGCCTCAGCGGCGTCGCCACCGGGCTCTACGGAGGCGGAAACCTCAGCGTCACCGCTGGAGCGAACCTGGCCTTCCCGGGCTACTTCGGGTTTCGCCCGTCGGTCACCCTACGCGGCACCTATCCTGTCGCTAGTGGAAACGTGATTGGAGAGCGAAATGTTCTGGGGGGATTGCAGGTGGAGAGGCGCTACGGGCGCTTTCACCCCTACGGCGATATCCTCTTTGGCCGTGGGCAGATCAACTACGCTCCGGGCTATCAGCTGACCTACTACACCTTTGATTCTCAAGGGAACGATATTCTCTATACCTATACCGCTTCCTCTTCCAACGTCATCTCTCCCGGCGGCGGCGTCGACATCGACCTCACCGATCACTTCGCCGTGAAGGCCGATGTGCAGTACCAGCACTACAACACCCCGGTTACACCGATCACGCCTTCGGGCCACCTATGGGCAACCTCCACAACTCTGGGTGTCGTCTACCGGTTCGACTTCAACCATCACAGGCACTCCAGGCGCTAAGTACTCCGTACGGCAAGGATCTCAAGACTCCCCTGCTATCCGTGCTTTGATCCGTTTTTATCCGTGTCAGGCTTTGTCGTTGTAGTGGGATCGGCGTTCATCCCGTGATGAGCCTCGATCAGCAGCGGGTCGGTGGGATCTGCATCCTTCCATAGCTCCTCGAAGCTCTTGTAGGCTGCTGCGCTGTTGGCCGTATCGCCGCTTGCAGCGAAGGCGCGGGCCACGCCGATCTGCGCCATCGGGTATACGTTCGAACCAATCGTGAAAGACAGTCCACGGTGCGAAAGGACCGTCTGGTAGTCGACGATGCCCAGCTCCTCCTGGTGCAGGGCCACATGCGCACGGCCACGCAACAGCGGCGTCAACGAGAGGATATCGAAGGGCCGTGCGGGCTTCAGGTACTCGATGGCCGCCGCCGGATCGCCGCGTTCGAGTGCCAGCGCACCCTTCAAGTCGGGGATGTAGTACTCGCCCACCGCAGTGCTCTGCGGATAGCGCCGCGTCAGCGTGGTCATGGCTCTTTGGGCACCGGCGGTGTCGCCGCACAGCGCCGAGGCCATACCCGCATGGAAGAGTGTGTCATGCCCCTGCAACTGCAAAGACGACTCCCCGGCCATCTTCAGCGCGCTCGGGCACTCCCCTGCCAGCGCGCGGTCGAGCGCCCCCTGCGCCAGCAGCGAAGGAGCCACCGAGAGCATGTACGGATCGCTCTGGGCCTCTTTCGCGCCATCGCTCCACACGGCGGCTCCAGCGGCCATCTGCCCCGCGTTGTCCAGATAAAGGCCATACTCCCACAACTGCGGAGACAGATCGTGCGTGCTCTTCGGGTGCTCGATGTACTGCTCCACACGGTCCTGGCGACCGGAGAGATAAGCCGCGATCAGCCCGTGGTTTGTGGCGGCTACGCCCAGCAGCCGGTCCAGTTGCGACTGCACGTGCAGCGCTGCGTCGTAGCGGTCGAGCGAGATCAGCGCAAGTTCCATCTGAAAGTAGGCGTCGACGTTCCGAGGATCGGCTATCAGCGTCTCCTGGGCGGTTTCAAGCGCCTCCGGCAGACGTCCCTGCAGACGCTGCACGCGTGACAGGGCGGTCAGCGCGTCGATGCTCTGCGGGTACTGCTGCAGCAACTGGCGGACGATCTCCGTGGCCCGCGCGTAGTTGAAGCTGGTGTTCATCTCGTAGGTGTACTGCGCCATCAACCGCGTCTGGTCGCCTGCGTTGGCTGAGCTGATGAGCGCCTTCCGCGCCGCGTCCTCAGCCGCGGTCTCCGCATTCTCGATCTGGTAGAACGTCGCCAGACGCAGCTCGGGCTGGGTAAACTTTGGGTCCAGCGTGGCGGCCTGCTGGTACGCCCCCAGAGCGTGGCCCATGTGTCCGGAACTGAGCAGCGACTCGCCCAGCGCAAACTGGTGCAGCGCTTCGAGGTTGCCGGT
This is a stretch of genomic DNA from Granulicella sp. WH15. It encodes these proteins:
- a CDS encoding outer membrane beta-barrel protein, which gives rise to MNRNRSLATLAVAALVLACGSRAQAQAVATAKQAFQLSAFGGLSGVATGLYGGGNLSVTAGANLAFPGYFGFRPSVTLRGTYPVASGNVIGERNVLGGLQVERRYGRFHPYGDILFGRGQINYAPGYQLTYYTFDSQGNDILYTYTASSSNVISPGGGVDIDLTDHFAVKADVQYQHYNTPVTPITPSGHLWATSTTLGVVYRFDFNHHRHSRR
- a CDS encoding winged helix-turn-helix domain-containing protein; the encoded protein is MSFIANGLVKFEEYEIDRSRWQLSWGDKPLPLNRKTFDLLLYLVDHADRVVGKDELLRRLWPESFVEESNLTQHIFLLRKALSRHESGTKIIETIPGRGYRFAAVIKEQQPATDRMVISASESITRITLEEEVDTSEPASHELEVTQPLLSTPSGKRRIHWIVGGLIVGVALCVAGWFGWQRWLDRSGGAPVQVVLTPIEGTTGDAILDKSLTQALRMDLAQSPYITVVPASSVLATLTQMMHKPDDTITPAMAREVCERTNSQAVLSGSLARIGQHYLVTEEASNCVDGSVIGQSKYEVETAEELPRAIDKLAATLRRNLGESRRSIARFNMPLFAQNTSSLDALKAWTQGVEADRRGDTVRAIAFYKLAVAADPNFAWAYYSLATTSSNAGDYAASREASAKAYSLRDTAGKPQAFAINALYNVLVTQDLYESLRNYQTWAGLYPNSSLAWNGLAYVQANLGRYTDAAVSDGRSVALAPQNQNYLNTLALSLIQSGESDEARKTLDQAVAMKIDDNYIRVRYLELAYLLHDESLLRAQRQWSDAHPRSAIVLVTEVEIAIAEGRFADARRLLARSNQLYREQGVEGAADQYTKATAVEMMEAGDGSEAKSLFSRTPADLEEGEEVLGLAYSGNISAAQSAIRAMQTKYPKGTLWHLYWGPLTQAVIALRENKAKEAAAVLETARPVENRELVVPWLRGNAYLASGQPTLAEADYRNVVTHPERDPTSPSISLSWLGLGRAFAAQGKRSAAIDAYQHFFTLWAHADPDAMYLRQAKQEFATLQTIALAK
- a CDS encoding multicopper oxidase domain-containing protein, which produces MDDSSLRPALTRRSFTRLSALAAGSSLLGRASAAQPVPLAEPDIRLEIAPYTLEASPKHRFRTVAYNGQVPGPLLRMRQGRQQTVEVRNLTADPEVVHWHGLFLPSSVDGAMEEGTPMIAPGATARYSFTPDPQGFRWFHTHTFAGKDMSKAQYGGQHGFLMIDAPDRPGAYDQEVFLALHDWGGRLAGGDDGSMNPTYEVSTINGKMLGAGEPVRVRQGERVLMHLLNSSPTEVHWVALAGHSFRVIALDGNAVPSPRTVPMLRLSPAERVSAIVEMNAPGVWVLGEVRKHIYDAGMGIVVEYSGAKGQPSWNQPEKLEWDYTQFASVDSAGAADAIRIELTFDSKFKGHGSQELWQINGKSYPHTDEPVLQAGRRYRLVLKNLSIDDHPIHLHRHTFEVRRVDGSAELAGLRKDVVLVRSKTTAEVEFLADHPGRTLLHCHQQDHMDRGFMMVFRYA